A stretch of the Desulforamulus ferrireducens genome encodes the following:
- the speD gene encoding adenosylmethionine decarboxylase, translating to MAVLGQPLGLQLLAEIWECDENKLNDIKYIQEMMIKAAKKANANIREVAFHHFDPQGVSGVVVIAESHLTIHTWPELAYAAVDIFTCGEHVDPWVALESITQDLNAEDANVMEISRGMKNLKRLKKKKPVT from the coding sequence ATGGCTGTATTAGGACAACCCCTAGGTTTACAACTGTTGGCAGAAATATGGGAATGTGATGAGAATAAATTAAACGATATCAAGTATATTCAAGAAATGATGATCAAAGCCGCCAAAAAAGCCAACGCCAATATCCGAGAGGTGGCTTTTCACCATTTCGATCCCCAGGGAGTAAGCGGCGTAGTGGTTATTGCAGAATCTCATCTAACCATCCATACCTGGCCAGAACTGGCCTATGCTGCTGTGGACATATTTACCTGTGGAGAACACGTAGACCCCTGGGTGGCTTTGGAAAGCATTACTCAAGATCTCAACGCCGAGGATGCCAATGTGATGGAGATTAGTCGGGGTATGAAAAACCTAAAAAGACTAAAAAAGAAAAAGCCGGTAACTTAG
- the crcB gene encoding fluoride efflux transporter CrcB — MNTCIFIAAGGFLGAISRYYLSGYLQTKHTLPLPLGTLAINLLGSFLLGLLLGLSINSPTYSFLATGFLGAFTTFSTFELEAVELFRKGLVKLALFYLAASVLLGLALAALGYWLGKTL; from the coding sequence ATGAATACCTGTATCTTTATAGCTGCCGGTGGTTTTTTAGGGGCAATCAGCCGCTATTACCTCTCGGGCTATCTACAAACCAAACATACCCTTCCCTTGCCACTGGGCACCTTGGCCATTAACCTGCTGGGGTCTTTTCTCCTAGGATTACTTCTAGGGTTAAGTATAAACTCCCCTACTTATTCTTTTCTGGCCACCGGGTTTTTGGGGGCCTTTACCACCTTTTCTACCTTCGAACTAGAGGCAGTGGAACTTTTTCGTAAGGGATTAGTGAAATTAGCTCTTTTTTATCTGGCAGCCAGTGTTCTACTGGGTTTAGCTTTGGCTGCCCTGGGATATTGGTTAGGTAAGACCCTCTAA
- the crcB gene encoding fluoride efflux transporter CrcB, translating into MNFWAVGIGGILGSLSRYLLGLALTGYWGDFFPYGTLAVNLIGSLCLSFLVYGSMLKWQLPRPLLLAVTTGFMGSFTTFSTFSVEVLNLLLDGQAGLALLYVLISTIAGLGLAGLGIYLAAKLYQASDSAAK; encoded by the coding sequence ATGAATTTTTGGGCGGTGGGTATCGGGGGTATCCTGGGTTCCCTGAGTCGCTATCTGCTTGGGTTAGCCCTCACTGGCTACTGGGGAGACTTTTTCCCCTATGGTACCCTTGCTGTAAATCTTATAGGTAGCCTGTGTCTTAGCTTTTTGGTTTACGGTAGTATGCTCAAGTGGCAATTGCCTCGCCCGCTTTTACTGGCAGTAACCACGGGCTTTATGGGATCATTTACTACCTTCTCTACCTTTTCAGTGGAAGTACTAAATTTGCTACTGGATGGTCAGGCCGGTTTAGCCCTGTTGTACGTCCTCATCAGTACCATAGCTGGCTTAGGCTTGGCTGGGCTAGGTATTTATCTGGCTGCCAAATTATATCAGGCATCTGATTCTGCCGCCAAATAA
- a CDS encoding DUF1904 domain-containing protein: MYSFLPLENIIINEYVDIIAQGDEAMPQLILRGVDPQKILAISSEMLDDLQKIIGCPRGDLTLECLSSTFIADGQISPGYPFVEIAWFDRGQEMQDQVALAVTQALQRAGYESVDIMFTPLAKTRYYENGQHY, from the coding sequence ATGTATAGTTTCCTTCCTCTGGAAAATATTATTATCAATGAATATGTGGATATTATAGCACAAGGAGATGAAGCAATGCCCCAACTTATCCTAAGAGGTGTGGATCCCCAAAAAATATTAGCCATCAGCTCGGAAATGTTGGATGATCTACAAAAAATCATTGGCTGTCCCAGGGGTGACTTAACCTTAGAATGCCTGTCATCTACCTTTATTGCAGATGGTCAAATATCCCCTGGGTATCCCTTTGTGGAAATTGCCTGGTTTGACCGGGGACAAGAAATGCAAGACCAAGTGGCCTTAGCCGTAACCCAAGCCCTGCAAAGGGCAGGCTACGAGAGTGTGGATATTATGTTTACTCCCCTGGCTAAGACAAGGTATTACGAAAACGGACAGCATTATTAA
- the truA gene encoding tRNA pseudouridine(38-40) synthase TruA, whose product MRNLKLTIQYDGTRYKGWQRLGNTENTLQGKIEQVLSRMTGETIEIIGSGRTDMGVHAQGQVANFKTSCTKSVDEIQQYLYQYLPEDIVVSQIEEVDERFHARYHAVAKEYVYKIWNAPYHNPFLRKYVVHIPQPLNLEAMQRAVPYLLGEHDYSAFVSSRSKKKSNVRELYSIDITKQDSLIELTFRGNGFLHNMVRIITGTLLEVGHGRMKPAYLKEILERRDRTLAGPTAPAKGLHLVKVYY is encoded by the coding sequence ATGCGCAATCTAAAACTAACCATTCAGTATGATGGCACCAGATACAAAGGTTGGCAGCGCCTGGGTAATACAGAAAACACCTTGCAGGGTAAAATCGAACAAGTGCTGTCCAGGATGACCGGAGAAACAATAGAGATAATCGGTTCCGGTCGTACAGATATGGGTGTACACGCCCAAGGACAAGTGGCCAACTTTAAAACCTCCTGCACAAAGAGCGTTGACGAAATCCAACAGTACCTTTACCAATACCTCCCGGAAGATATCGTAGTCAGCCAGATAGAGGAAGTGGATGAGCGCTTTCATGCCCGTTACCATGCTGTGGCGAAGGAATATGTCTATAAAATATGGAATGCCCCATACCACAACCCCTTTCTGAGAAAATACGTTGTGCATATACCACAGCCGTTAAACCTGGAGGCTATGCAAAGGGCAGTTCCGTATCTGTTAGGAGAACATGATTATTCTGCCTTTGTAAGTTCCCGTTCCAAGAAAAAATCAAACGTTAGGGAACTGTACAGTATTGATATAACAAAGCAGGATAGTCTTATAGAGTTAACCTTCCGTGGTAACGGATTTTTACATAACATGGTTCGTATCATTACCGGTACGCTTCTGGAAGTTGGTCATGGCCGAATGAAACCAGCGTACCTGAAGGAGATTTTGGAACGGCGGGACAGAACTCTGGCCGGTCCCACAGCACCGGCCAAGGGACTACATCTGGTTAAGGTATACTACTGA